A region from the Arthrobacter gengyunqii genome encodes:
- a CDS encoding cytidine deaminase, with translation MTENTETPAPVDWAELTETARAALAHAYVPYSKYPVGAAAITDDGRIISGCNVENASYGLTLCAECALVSSLHMTGGGRLAAFVCVDGAGEILMPCGRCRQLLYEFRAPGMQLLTVSGIKTMDQVLPDAFGPQHLEG, from the coding sequence ATGACAGAAAACACCGAAACCCCCGCCCCTGTGGACTGGGCCGAACTCACGGAGACGGCCCGCGCGGCACTGGCCCACGCCTACGTTCCCTATTCGAAGTACCCGGTGGGAGCGGCCGCCATCACCGATGACGGCCGGATCATCTCCGGGTGCAACGTGGAAAACGCCTCCTACGGTCTCACCCTCTGCGCCGAATGCGCACTGGTCAGTTCCCTGCACATGACCGGGGGAGGACGCCTGGCAGCGTTTGTCTGCGTGGACGGCGCCGGAGAAATCCTCATGCCGTGCGGCCGATGCCGGCAGCTGCTGTACGAATTCCGGGCACCGGGCATGCAGCTGCTCACCGTCAGCGGCATCAAGACCATGGACCAGGTCCTGCCTGACGCCTTCGGCCCCCAACATCTGGAAGGATAA
- a CDS encoding ABC transporter permease, with the protein MSTATAPASTGRPAASEAIRSWKTPIILGVLAILGFILFGLAAPSSDVTFRLTEDNAAIQLPNLVVSAPVLGWIASVVLLASAAYAAVLVSRYQRIPVWLIAVFAVFFIAAFLTWSIGSARSPSVALYGLLAGSFTLAFPLIFGSLSGVLCERSGVVNIAIEGQLLFGAFAAAVAGSLSGNAFVGLFAAAVAGVLVSLVLAVFSIKYIVNQVIVGVVLNVLVSGLTGFLFSTVLATDAAKWNSPPRLPSIRIPLLADIPIIGPILFNQSVIGYLMYVAVAAIYFGLFHTKWGLRTRAVGEHPKAADTLGVNVNRTRFLNVLLAGSVAGVGGAFFTLVAVSSFNRDMTSGQGYIALAALILGRWNPIGALFAALLFGFASNLQSVLSLLGTPVPNQFLAMLPYVVTIFAVAGVVGKSRGPAASGIPYIKG; encoded by the coding sequence ATGAGCACCGCAACCGCACCCGCTTCCACCGGCCGTCCGGCCGCATCCGAGGCCATCCGGAGCTGGAAGACACCCATCATTCTGGGCGTCCTGGCGATCCTCGGCTTCATCCTCTTCGGGCTGGCAGCGCCGTCTTCCGACGTCACCTTCCGCCTTACCGAGGACAACGCAGCCATCCAGCTGCCCAACCTCGTGGTCTCGGCGCCCGTCCTGGGCTGGATCGCCTCGGTGGTTCTGCTGGCCTCGGCTGCTTACGCAGCCGTTTTGGTCAGCCGGTACCAGCGCATTCCGGTCTGGCTCATTGCCGTGTTTGCGGTGTTCTTCATCGCAGCCTTCCTGACCTGGTCCATCGGCAGCGCCCGCAGCCCCAGCGTTGCCCTTTACGGCCTGCTGGCGGGGTCCTTCACCCTGGCCTTCCCGCTGATCTTCGGTTCACTCTCCGGGGTGCTCTGCGAACGCTCCGGCGTGGTGAACATTGCCATTGAGGGACAGCTGCTCTTCGGTGCATTTGCCGCCGCCGTTGCCGGATCGCTGTCCGGCAACGCGTTCGTGGGACTCTTCGCCGCAGCCGTTGCCGGTGTGCTGGTGTCCCTGGTGCTGGCCGTCTTCAGCATCAAGTACATCGTGAACCAGGTGATCGTCGGCGTCGTCCTGAACGTGCTGGTCTCCGGTCTCACGGGCTTCCTGTTCTCCACGGTCCTGGCTACGGATGCGGCCAAGTGGAATTCCCCGCCGCGCCTGCCGTCCATTCGGATCCCGCTGCTGGCGGATATCCCCATCATCGGCCCGATCCTGTTCAACCAGTCCGTGATCGGGTACCTGATGTACGTTGCCGTGGCAGCCATCTACTTTGGCCTGTTCCACACCAAATGGGGCCTGCGCACCCGGGCAGTGGGCGAGCACCCCAAGGCAGCTGACACCCTGGGCGTGAACGTGAACCGCACCCGGTTCCTGAACGTCCTGCTCGCCGGCTCGGTAGCCGGCGTCGGCGGCGCGTTCTTCACCCTGGTGGCTGTCTCCTCCTTCAACCGGGACATGACGTCCGGTCAGGGATACATCGCCCTGGCGGCGCTCATCCTGGGACGGTGGAATCCGATCGGGGCGCTGTTCGCAGCGCTGCTGTTCGGCTTCGCCTCCAACCTGCAGTCGGTGCTGAGCCTGCTCGGCACCCCGGTCCCGAACCAGTTCCTGGCCATGCTGCCGTACGTAGTGACCATCTTCGCCGTCGCCGGCGTGGTGGGGAAGTCGCGCGGCCCTGCCGCGAGCGGCATACCGTACATCAAGGGGTGA
- a CDS encoding adenosine deaminase: MTEPILLPASDQTLDIRNLPKVSLHDHLDGGLRPATIIELAAQAGHDLPSTDPVELGEWFRESADSGSLVRYLETFDHTIAVMQTREGLARVAREFVEDLADDGVVYAEIRWAPEQHLKGGLSLDEAVEAVQDGLDAGVDVVEAQGRLIQVGQLLTAMRHGDRGMEIAELAVRHRHNGTVGFDIAGAEDGFPSSRFADAFTYLAENQFPVTVHAGEAAGVDSIKDALVHGRALRLGHGVRIAEDIEVDFDDDADDAGSASEGLGDDTAVGMVTIGQVAGWVRDRGIPLEICPSSNLQTGAITSFGADIESHPIDLLYQTGFQVTVNTDNRLMSGVTLTGEFELLAEAFDYDLDDILELTMNAVDAAFLPLEERDALAAYVTEGFNQARG; the protein is encoded by the coding sequence GTGACTGAGCCTATTCTTCTTCCTGCCTCTGACCAGACCCTCGACATCCGCAACCTGCCCAAGGTTTCACTGCACGACCATCTTGACGGCGGGCTGCGTCCCGCAACGATCATCGAGCTGGCCGCACAGGCCGGACACGATTTGCCCTCCACAGATCCGGTGGAGCTGGGGGAGTGGTTCCGCGAGTCCGCGGATTCGGGCTCCCTGGTCCGGTATCTGGAAACGTTTGACCACACGATTGCCGTAATGCAGACCCGTGAGGGCCTGGCGCGGGTGGCCCGTGAATTCGTTGAGGACCTCGCCGACGACGGCGTGGTCTACGCCGAAATCCGCTGGGCACCGGAGCAGCACCTCAAGGGCGGACTGAGCCTGGACGAGGCCGTGGAAGCGGTCCAGGACGGCCTGGACGCTGGAGTGGATGTCGTGGAAGCGCAGGGGCGCCTGATCCAGGTGGGCCAGCTCCTCACCGCCATGCGCCATGGCGACCGCGGCATGGAAATTGCAGAACTGGCCGTCCGGCACCGCCACAACGGAACCGTGGGCTTTGATATTGCCGGCGCAGAGGACGGCTTCCCGTCCTCCCGCTTCGCGGACGCTTTCACCTATCTGGCGGAGAACCAGTTCCCCGTTACTGTGCATGCCGGCGAGGCTGCCGGGGTGGACAGCATCAAGGATGCCCTGGTGCACGGGCGCGCACTGCGCCTGGGACACGGCGTGCGGATCGCCGAGGACATCGAGGTGGACTTCGACGACGATGCCGACGACGCCGGCAGCGCTTCAGAAGGCCTTGGAGATGACACCGCGGTGGGCATGGTGACCATTGGACAGGTGGCCGGCTGGGTCCGGGACCGCGGGATTCCGCTGGAAATCTGCCCCTCCTCGAACCTGCAGACCGGTGCCATCACCTCCTTCGGCGCGGATATCGAATCCCACCCGATCGACCTGCTGTACCAGACGGGTTTCCAGGTCACGGTGAACACCGACAACCGCCTGATGAGCGGTGTCACGCTGACCGGCGAATTCGAGCTGCTGGCCGAAGCCTTCGACTATGACCTGGATGACATTCTGGAACTCACCATGAACGCCGTGGACGCCGCGTTCCTTCCGCTGGAAGAACGCGACGCGCTGGCTGCCTATGTGACGGAAGGCTTCAACCAGGCCCGTGGCTGA
- a CDS encoding MazG nucleotide pyrophosphohydrolase domain-containing protein: MADSAPNSDSDDLGRRFTRLARIIAVLRERCPWTAALTHESLLEYLVEEAYEVVEAVEAGHTGPQDADELSGELGDVLFQVLLHARLQEESGHFGIGDVVDALTAKMIRRNPHVFAPDGSVRTETTDDPEEIERAWDEVKKREKPGRTSPFDGIPAGLPALLLAAKTLDRARRAGREVPPAAPDPAPERMWRGSDELGDHLFDVVRQAQAQGLDAEAALRAAVRRFTAGQ; the protein is encoded by the coding sequence GTGGCTGATTCAGCGCCCAACAGCGACAGCGATGACCTGGGCCGGCGGTTCACCCGCCTGGCCAGAATCATCGCCGTCCTGCGTGAACGCTGCCCGTGGACGGCCGCGCTGACGCACGAGTCCCTGCTGGAGTACCTCGTCGAGGAAGCCTACGAGGTTGTCGAGGCGGTGGAAGCAGGTCACACCGGTCCGCAGGATGCCGATGAGCTCTCCGGAGAGCTGGGCGACGTCCTGTTCCAGGTTCTGCTGCACGCCCGCCTGCAGGAAGAATCCGGTCATTTTGGCATCGGGGACGTGGTGGATGCCCTGACCGCCAAGATGATCCGCCGCAATCCCCATGTCTTTGCCCCGGACGGCTCCGTCAGAACGGAAACCACTGACGATCCCGAGGAAATTGAACGCGCCTGGGATGAGGTCAAGAAGAGGGAAAAACCCGGTCGGACCTCGCCGTTCGACGGTATCCCGGCAGGACTGCCGGCGCTTTTGCTGGCGGCTAAAACCCTGGACCGGGCCCGGCGCGCCGGGCGAGAGGTTCCGCCGGCCGCACCGGACCCAGCTCCGGAGCGTATGTGGCGGGGTTCCGACGAGCTGGGAGACCACCTGTTCGACGTCGTGCGCCAGGCGCAGGCGCAGGGTCTGGACGCGGAAGCCGCGCTGCGTGCCGCAGTGCGCCGCTTTACGGCCGGGCAATAG
- a CDS encoding ABC transporter permease, translated as MRLLTAAETAGGALPPPPVPVPETELHPEEKQASVLHRIVTGDALVSVLAVVMALIVGGLLIALTDEDVAESAGYFFSRPGDLLGAAWSAASGAYAALFQGSIFNFKADSFSRMIYPLTQTLTVATPLICAGLGVALAFRAGLFNIGAQGQIIIGATLAAWVGFSWHLPVGLHLIVVILAGAIGGAVWGGIAGLLKARTGAHEVIVTIMLNYIAIQLVLFLLTTPGFQRPGSTNPISPQLDDTAMFPPLLGSGFRLHWGFIMAIAATVFIWWLLNRSTVGFELRAVGANPAAARNAGISTTKGYVIVMLIAGALAGLAGVAQVSGTEKVLTSGVAASFGFDAITVALLGRSSPWGTFAAGLLFGAFRAGGVTMQTSTGTNIDIVLVVQSLIVLFIAAPPLVRSIFRIPPPGAFKTAGKRSTKKANAAGGAA; from the coding sequence AGGCGGGGCGCTGCCGCCGCCGCCCGTTCCGGTCCCCGAAACAGAGTTGCACCCGGAAGAGAAGCAGGCATCGGTCCTGCACCGCATCGTCACGGGCGACGCACTGGTTTCAGTGCTGGCAGTGGTGATGGCGCTGATCGTCGGCGGGCTGCTCATCGCGCTCACTGACGAGGACGTTGCCGAATCAGCGGGGTACTTCTTCTCCCGGCCCGGGGACCTGCTGGGTGCTGCCTGGTCGGCTGCCTCCGGCGCCTATGCCGCCCTGTTCCAGGGATCAATCTTCAACTTTAAAGCCGATTCCTTCTCCCGGATGATCTATCCGCTGACCCAGACCCTGACGGTTGCAACACCGCTGATCTGTGCCGGGCTCGGCGTGGCCCTGGCCTTCCGGGCCGGTCTGTTCAACATCGGTGCGCAGGGCCAGATCATCATTGGCGCCACTCTGGCCGCATGGGTTGGGTTCAGCTGGCACCTGCCGGTTGGCCTGCACCTGATAGTGGTCATCCTCGCCGGAGCAATCGGCGGCGCAGTCTGGGGCGGCATTGCCGGCCTGCTCAAGGCACGCACCGGCGCGCACGAGGTCATCGTGACCATCATGCTCAACTACATCGCGATCCAGCTGGTGCTCTTCCTGCTGACCACTCCGGGTTTCCAGCGCCCGGGATCCACCAACCCGATCAGCCCGCAGCTTGACGACACCGCCATGTTCCCGCCGCTGCTGGGCAGCGGCTTCCGCCTGCACTGGGGTTTCATCATGGCCATCGCAGCCACAGTCTTCATCTGGTGGCTGTTGAACCGCTCAACCGTTGGCTTTGAACTGCGCGCAGTGGGCGCCAACCCTGCGGCTGCGCGGAACGCCGGCATCAGCACCACCAAGGGCTATGTCATCGTGATGCTCATTGCCGGCGCACTGGCCGGTCTCGCCGGCGTCGCGCAGGTCTCCGGCACCGAGAAGGTGCTGACCTCCGGGGTGGCCGCGAGCTTCGGCTTCGATGCCATCACGGTGGCGCTGCTGGGCCGTTCTTCCCCGTGGGGAACGTTCGCTGCAGGCCTGCTGTTCGGCGCTTTCCGCGCCGGCGGTGTCACCATGCAGACCAGCACCGGCACCAACATTGACATTGTGCTGGTGGTCCAGTCGCTGATCGTCCTGTTCATTGCTGCACCGCCGCTGGTCCGTTCCATCTTCCGCATTCCGCCGCCCGGTGCCTTCAAGACGGCCGGCAAACGCAGCACCAAGAAAGCCAACGCAGCCGGAGGAGCAGCATGA
- a CDS encoding thymidine phosphorylase: MSAEKFDAVDIIGIKRDRGVLSPEQIDWTIDAYTRGAIADEQMAALNMAILLNGMTRSEISRWTAAMIASGERMDFSSLGKPTTDKHSTGGVGDKITLPLAPLVAVFGVAVPQLSGRGLGHTGGTLDKLEAIPGWRADLSNEDLMKQLADVGAVICAAGAGLVPADKKLYALRDVTGTVEAIPLIASSIMSKKIAEGTGSLILDVKVGSGAFMKDEENARELAETMVALGKDAGVNTVALLTNMATPLGLTAGNAIEVQESVDVLAGGGPEDVVELTVRLAEEMLAAAGLPDADPAAALKDGRAMDVWKRMISAQGGDPDAALPQARESETIYAPADGVLLELDALSVGVAAWRLGAGRARKEDAVQAGAGVRMHAKPGAQVRAGQPLMTLLTDTPEKFERAKEALENAVVIGPEGSRPAQKLIIDRIS, translated from the coding sequence ATGAGTGCTGAGAAGTTTGACGCCGTGGACATTATTGGAATCAAGCGGGACCGGGGCGTGTTGTCACCGGAACAAATTGACTGGACCATCGATGCCTACACCCGCGGGGCCATCGCTGATGAACAGATGGCCGCACTGAACATGGCCATCCTGCTCAACGGGATGACCCGCTCCGAGATTTCCCGGTGGACAGCAGCCATGATTGCCTCCGGGGAGCGGATGGACTTTTCCTCCCTGGGCAAGCCGACCACCGACAAGCATTCCACCGGCGGCGTGGGGGACAAGATCACCCTGCCGCTGGCACCCCTGGTTGCCGTCTTCGGCGTCGCCGTTCCGCAGCTTTCCGGGCGCGGGCTGGGCCACACCGGCGGAACCCTGGACAAGCTCGAAGCCATTCCCGGCTGGCGTGCCGACCTGTCCAACGAGGACCTGATGAAGCAGCTGGCCGACGTCGGCGCCGTCATCTGCGCCGCCGGCGCGGGCCTGGTCCCGGCGGACAAGAAGCTCTACGCACTGCGCGACGTCACCGGAACGGTGGAAGCCATCCCGCTGATTGCCTCCTCCATCATGAGCAAGAAGATCGCCGAGGGAACCGGCTCGCTCATCCTGGACGTGAAGGTGGGCTCCGGAGCGTTCATGAAGGACGAGGAGAACGCCCGCGAGCTGGCCGAGACAATGGTGGCGCTGGGCAAGGACGCCGGCGTCAACACGGTGGCACTGCTGACAAACATGGCCACGCCGCTGGGCCTCACCGCCGGAAACGCCATTGAGGTGCAGGAATCCGTGGACGTCCTGGCCGGCGGCGGCCCGGAAGACGTCGTGGAACTGACCGTGCGGCTGGCGGAGGAAATGCTGGCCGCCGCCGGCCTGCCCGACGCCGATCCGGCAGCCGCCCTGAAGGACGGCCGTGCCATGGACGTGTGGAAGCGCATGATTTCCGCTCAGGGCGGCGACCCCGACGCCGCACTGCCGCAGGCACGTGAATCCGAGACCATCTATGCACCCGCTGACGGTGTGCTGCTGGAACTGGATGCCCTGTCCGTGGGTGTCGCCGCATGGCGGCTCGGAGCAGGACGGGCGCGGAAGGAAGACGCGGTCCAGGCAGGCGCCGGTGTCCGGATGCATGCCAAGCCGGGCGCCCAGGTCCGGGCCGGCCAGCCGCTCATGACCCTGCTGACGGATACGCCGGAGAAATTCGAGCGTGCCAAGGAAGCCTTGGAAAACGCCGTCGTCATCGGTCCCGAAGGGTCCCGTCCCGCGCAGAAGCTGATCATCGACCGCATCAGCTGA